The following are encoded together in the Lathyrus oleraceus cultivar Zhongwan6 chromosome 3, CAAS_Psat_ZW6_1.0, whole genome shotgun sequence genome:
- the LOC127127542 gene encoding probable glutathione S-transferase — protein sequence MINTLVAKVKRVLQGCNVIAASEEGVKLLGSVGSPFVIRVQIALVLKGIDYKFVPENLANKSELLLKYNPVYKKIPVLVHNEKPISESLVILEYIDETWTQNPIFPSDPYQRAMARFWCKFIDDKCVAAALKSVFMVDEKERKKASEELSNGLQFLEDELKDKFFGGEEIGIVDIAALFIPLLQEVAEFHLFSKGKFPKLHKWSREFYNHPVVKETMPSKEQQFAYFKVVTERLAALSK from the exons ATGATTAATACATTAGTTGCCAAAGTTAAGAGAGTGCTTCAAGGATGTAATGTAATTGCTGCATCTGAGGAAGGTGTGAAGCTTTTGGGTTCTGTGGGAAGCCCatttgtgatcagagttcaaaTAGCTTTGGTATTGAAGGGAATTGATTACAAATTTGTTCCAGAAAACTTGGCCAACAAAAGTGAACTTCTCCTCAAATACAACCCAGTTTATAAAAAGATTCCAGTTTTAGTTCACAATGAAAAGCCTATATCAGAATCCCTTGTGATTCTTGAGTACATTGATGAAACATGGACACAAAATCCAATCTTTCCTTCTGATCCTTACCAAAGAGCCATGGCTCGTTTTTGGTGCAAGTTCATCGATGATAAG TGCGTGGCCGCTGCATTGAAATCGGTTTTTATGGTTGATGAGAAAGAACGCAAGAAGGCTAGTGAAGAATTGTCTAATGGTTTACAGTTTCTTGAGGATGAGCTTAAGGACAAGTTCTTTGGAGGAGAAGAGATTGGCATTGTGGATATTGCTGCTCTCTTTATCCCTTTACTCCAAGAAGTGGCAGAGTTTCACTTATTTAGCAAAGGGAAATTTCCAAAGCTACACAAATGGAGTAGAGAATTTTACAACCATCCAGTTGTCAAAGAAACTATGCCTTCAAAAGAACAACAATTCGCGTATTTCAAAGTTGTCACTGAAAGACTTGCTGCTCTATCAAAATAG